CCGCGATGCCCCGCTCGGCGAGGGTTCGGACGAACGCGCGCTGCTCGGCCGGACGGGTGCCGAGTCCGTACCCGGTGGTCAGGAGCAGCTCGCCGCCCTTGAGCAGCGAGGCGATGTGCGGGACCTCACCCGCGTGCACCCAGCGCACGGTCCGCCCCAGCCGGTCGGCGCCCGCCAGGATCTCCGGCAGCCCGCTGCGCAGCCCGGGCAGCTCCAGCGCCCGCCGCACGGTGATGCCGGCGCCCCGGGTCTCGAAACGGCTGTCCGTACGGCTGTCCATACAGCGGACGCTACCCGCACCCGCGTACGGCTGACGACCTGCGCATCGGCGGCACGGGCGGCTCGCCTACGCCGGAACGATGTTGTGGTTGAAGCGGAAGACGTTGTCCGGGTCGTACTGGCGCTTCACCGACGCCAGCCGGCGCGTGTTCTCGGCGCCCAGGCCCGCGATCACGCGCTCCGCGCCCTCGTCGCCGATGAAGTTGAGGTAGACCGCGCCGGTGCTCCACGGCCGGACGCCGGTACGGACGTCGTGGACCCACTGGACGCAGCGCTGGTCGTCCGCCGGGTCCTCCCAGATACCGAAGGGGTGCACGGCCCACGGGGCGTCGCGGTAGGGGACGGGGTACTCGGACGGGCCGTCGGCGACCGCGCCGCCCAGGGGGAACAGCACATGTGTGGTGCCCGTCGGCGCCGGTACGGAGTTTCCCGCGGCGCAGAACACGGCCACGAAGTCGTCGGGCGCGCCCGTCAGGTACTCCGCCGACCAGTAGTTCCGCATGCCGGGCGGGTCGTCGAGCATGCACTGAAGGTCCGCGTACGGGATCTCGGTGACGACCTCCGCCTCGTGGGGCAGCGCCAGCAGCGGTTCGGCGAGCTTGCGCATGTCCTCCTCGGGACCCGCGTACGCCAGCAGAGCGCCGCACAGCAGCTGTCCGACCAGGTGCGGAGGTACGAACTCCTCGGGCGGGCCGGTGAGATAGATGACTCCGCCGCTCGCCTCGACCGGACCCGCCTCGATCACGTCGCGGTAGGTGCGTGTCGCCTCCTCGCCGAACTCCGGCAGGTACAGGACCAGGGCCATGGAGAACGCGGGCAGCTCGTGCAGCCTCAGGGTGAGCGAGGTGGCGACGCCGAAGTTTCCGCCGCCGCCGTGCAGGGCCCAGAACAGCTCCGGGTTCTGCTCGGCGCTCGCGTGCACCGCGGTGCCGTCGGCGGTCACCAGGTCGACGCCGATGAGGTTGTCGACGGCGAGGCCGCAGGAACGCTCCAGCCACCCGCTGCCGCCGCCCAGCACGAAGCCGCCGACCCCTGTGGTGGAGACCCGGCCGCCGGTGGTCGCCAGCCCGTGCGGCTGGGTCGCCCGGTCCAGGTGGCTCATCAGGGCCCCGCCCTGGACCCGTACGGAATGAGCCGCCCGATGGACGGTCACCTCGTGCATCCGGCGCAGGTCGATCACCAGACCGCCGTTGTTCACGCCCATGCCCGCCACGCTGTGGCCGCCGCCGCGCACCGCGACCGGCAGGTCCAGATCGCGGGCGAAGCGCACGGAGCGGACCACGTCGGCTTCGTCCGCGCACTGCGCGATCACCGCCGGACGCCGGTCGATCATGGCGTTGAAGACGATCCGGGCGTCGTCGTATCCCGGGTCCCCCGGGGCGAGCACGTCGCCGGTCAGATCCTCGCGCAGCGCGGAAAGGGCCGCGCCCGCCGTGGAGAGGGAAGCCATGGCCGCCACCTTCCAAAAAGGGGCATTTATGTGCTTACCAGACTAGGCGGGCGCGGCCCGTCGGTCGCGCTGTGGGATCCGCGCCGGGAGGTCCACCGGAGTCGTGGTGTCGCCCCGCGGCGGCGGTACGTCAGCTCTGTGCGGTGTCGTCGCCCGCCTGCCCGCCGCCCTCGGCCGCGCCCGTCTTCTCGCGCATCAGGCGCACCAGCTCCGCCTTCTGGTCGGCTGCGGTCCGGCGGTCGAGGTTGCGGTGCGGACCGTTGTTCTGCCGTTCCGCGCGGGACAGCTTCTTGCGCTGGCCACCGCCCATGCCCACGGGGTTGTTGATGTTCTTGCTCACGGTCATGGGTTCTCCCGGTAGTGATGTGAAGTGATCTACGCCGGTGGACATCGCCCATGGGCAGAGGACACGGGACCTGGGTCCCGCACGAGCTCAGCCGCCGTACGCCCCCGAAGCGGTCAGCCTCAGTGCCGTGTCGATGAGCGGGACGTGACTGAAGGCCTGCGGGAAGTTGCCCACCTGGCGCTTGAGACGCGGGTCCCACTCCTCGGCCAGCAGGCCCAGGTCGTTGCGGAGGGCGAGGAGCTTCTCGAAGAGCTTGCGGGCCTCGTCGACCCGGCCGATCATCGCCAGGTCGTCCGCCATCCAGAACGAACAGGCGAGGAACGCGCCCTCGTCGCCCGGCAGACCGTCGAGGTTCTCGTCGCCGCCCGAGGTCGTCGGGTAGCGCAGGATGAAGCCGTCCTCGGTGGACAGTTCGCGCTGGATGGCCTCGATGGTGCCGATGACCCGCTTGTCGTCGGGAGGCAGGAAACCCATCTGCGGGATCAGCAGCAGGGAGGCGTCCAGTTCCTTCGAGCCGTACGACTGCGTGAAGGTGTTGCGCTCCTTGTCGTAACCCTTCTCACACACGTCCCGGTGGATGTCGTCGCGCAGTTCGATCCACTTCTCCAGCGGGCCGTCCGCGTCGCCGGACTCGATGAGCTTGATCGTGCGGTCCACCGCGACCCAGGCCATGACCTTCGAGTGCACGAAGTGCCGGCGCGGACCGCGCACCTCCCAGATGCCCTCGTCGGGCTCGTCCCAGTGCTGCTCCAGATAGCGGATCAGCTTCAACTGGAGCAGGGAGGCGTAGTCGTTGCGGGCCAGACCCGTCATGTGGGCCAGGTGCAGGGCTTCGGTGACCTCGCCGTACACGTCCAGCTGGAGCTGGTGCGCGGCGCCGTTGCCGACCCGGACGGGGCCCGAGTTCTCGTAGCCGGGCAGCCAGTCCAACTCGGCCTCGCCCAGCTCCCGTTCGCCCGCGATGCCGTACATGATCTGCAGGTTCTCCGGGTCGCCGGCGACCGCGCGCAGCAGCCATTCGCGCCAGGCGCGGGCCTCGTCGCGGTAGCCGGTGCGCAGGAGGGAGGACAGGGTGATGGCCGCGTCGCGCAGCCAGGTGTAGCGGTAGTCCCAGTTGCGTACGCCGCCGATGTCCTCCGGGAGGGAGGTGGTGGGCGCGGCGACGATGCCGCCGGTCGGCGCGTACGTCAGAGCCTTCAGCGTGATGAGCGAGCGGACGACGGCCTCCCGGTAGGGGCCGTGGTACGTGCACTGCTCGACCCACTCGCGCCAGAACTCCTCGGTGGCGTCGAGGGACTGCTCCGGCTCGGGCAGCGCGGGCGGCTGCTTGTGCGAGGGCTCCCAGGAGATCGTGAACGCGATCCGGTCTCCCGGCGCGACCGTGAAGTCGGCGTACGTCGTCAGGGACTTGCCGTACGTCTCGGCGGTGGTGTCGAACCACACGGAGTCGGGACCGGCGACGGCGACCGTCCGCCCCTCGTGCTTGTGCACCCACGGCACGACACGGCCGTAGGAGAACCGCATGCGCAGGGCCGAGCGCATCGGCACCCGGCCGCTGACGCCCTCCACGATGCGGATCAGCTGCGGGGCGCCGTCGCGAGGGGGCATGAAATCGGTCACTCTGACCGTGCCGCGCGGGGTGTCCCACTCGGATTCGAGGATCAGCGAGTCGCCCCGGTAGCGGCGCCGGGCCGCCACGGGGGGTTCGGCGTCCGCCGCGTGCGCGGGACCGAGGCGCCAGAAGCCGTGCTCCTCGGTGCCGAGCAGTCCCGCGAAGACGGCATGGGAGTCGAAGCGGGGCAGGCACAGCCAGTCGACTGTGCCGTCCCGGCAGACCAGCGCGGCGGTCTGCATGTCCCCGATGAGTGCGTAGTCCTCGATGA
The DNA window shown above is from Streptomyces sp. NBC_01451 and carries:
- a CDS encoding FAD-binding oxidoreductase; its protein translation is MASLSTAGAALSALREDLTGDVLAPGDPGYDDARIVFNAMIDRRPAVIAQCADEADVVRSVRFARDLDLPVAVRGGGHSVAGMGVNNGGLVIDLRRMHEVTVHRAAHSVRVQGGALMSHLDRATQPHGLATTGGRVSTTGVGGFVLGGGSGWLERSCGLAVDNLIGVDLVTADGTAVHASAEQNPELFWALHGGGGNFGVATSLTLRLHELPAFSMALVLYLPEFGEEATRTYRDVIEAGPVEASGGVIYLTGPPEEFVPPHLVGQLLCGALLAYAGPEEDMRKLAEPLLALPHEAEVVTEIPYADLQCMLDDPPGMRNYWSAEYLTGAPDDFVAVFCAAGNSVPAPTGTTHVLFPLGGAVADGPSEYPVPYRDAPWAVHPFGIWEDPADDQRCVQWVHDVRTGVRPWSTGAVYLNFIGDEGAERVIAGLGAENTRRLASVKRQYDPDNVFRFNHNIVPA
- a CDS encoding DUF6243 family protein, coding for MTVSKNINNPVGMGGGQRKKLSRAERQNNGPHRNLDRRTAADQKAELVRLMREKTGAAEGGGQAGDDTAQS
- a CDS encoding glycoside hydrolase family 15 protein, with amino-acid sequence MAGLIEDYALIGDMQTAALVCRDGTVDWLCLPRFDSHAVFAGLLGTEEHGFWRLGPAHAADAEPPVAARRRYRGDSLILESEWDTPRGTVRVTDFMPPRDGAPQLIRIVEGVSGRVPMRSALRMRFSYGRVVPWVHKHEGRTVAVAGPDSVWFDTTAETYGKSLTTYADFTVAPGDRIAFTISWEPSHKQPPALPEPEQSLDATEEFWREWVEQCTYHGPYREAVVRSLITLKALTYAPTGGIVAAPTTSLPEDIGGVRNWDYRYTWLRDAAITLSSLLRTGYRDEARAWREWLLRAVAGDPENLQIMYGIAGERELGEAELDWLPGYENSGPVRVGNGAAHQLQLDVYGEVTEALHLAHMTGLARNDYASLLQLKLIRYLEQHWDEPDEGIWEVRGPRRHFVHSKVMAWVAVDRTIKLIESGDADGPLEKWIELRDDIHRDVCEKGYDKERNTFTQSYGSKELDASLLLIPQMGFLPPDDKRVIGTIEAIQRELSTEDGFILRYPTTSGGDENLDGLPGDEGAFLACSFWMADDLAMIGRVDEARKLFEKLLALRNDLGLLAEEWDPRLKRQVGNFPQAFSHVPLIDTALRLTASGAYGG